Proteins from one Epinephelus moara isolate mb chromosome 1, YSFRI_EMoa_1.0, whole genome shotgun sequence genomic window:
- the scamp5b gene encoding secretory carrier-associated membrane protein 5 — MAEPNFPPLPGFIPIKPCFYQDFDEIPEQHRSMCKKMYHLWMLNTATLVVNLIGCFAWMFAGGGVTNFGLAIIWLIMFTPCSYVCWFRAIYKAFKTDSSFNFMQFFFVFMAQVGISIIQCIGIPGWGVCGWLATISYFSYNILVALIMLVPTIMFTAVASLSFIALTRIHNYYRGSGASMSKAQEEWATGAWKNPHVQAAAQQAAMGAAAGAMQDQYSSPQYNDNQM; from the exons ATGGCAG AGCCCAACTTCCCCCCGCTGCCGGGATTCATCCCAATCAAGCCGTGCTTCTACCAGGACTTTGATGAGATCCCTGAACAGCACCGCAGCATGTGCAAGAAAATGTACCACCTGTGGATGT TGAATACTGCTACTCTTGTGGTGAATCTCATCGGCTGCTTTGCCTGGATGTTTGCTGGAGGTGGCGTCACCAACTTTGGACTGGCCATCATCTGGCTCATCATGTTCACTCCCTGCTCTTATGTCTGCTGGTTCAGGGCCATCTACAAGGCCTTCAA GACTGACAGCTCCTTCAACTTCATGCAGTTCTTTTTTGTGTTCATGGCTCAAGTTGGCATCAGCATCATCCAATGCATAGGCATCCCTGGATGGGGAGTGTG CGGTTGGTTGGCCACCATCTCCTACTTCAGCTATAATATTTTGGTTGCGCTCATCATGTTGGTCCCTACTATCATGTTCACTGCAGTGGCCTCACTGTCCTTCATCGCCCTCACCAGG ATCCATAATTACTACCGTGGCAGTGGGGCCAGCATGTCCAAAGCTCAGGAGGAATGGGCCACAGGAGCCTGGAAGAACCCTCATGTCCAGGCAGCGGCCCAGCAGGCAGCCATGGGTGCAGCTGCTGGAGCCATGCAGGATCAGTACTCCAGCCCGCAATATAACGACAACCAGATGTAG